The proteins below come from a single Streptococcus hyointestinalis genomic window:
- the aroC gene encoding chorismate synthase encodes MRYLTAGESHGPRLTAIIEGVPAGLSLSADDINLDLKRRQGGYGRGGRMKIESDQVEITSGVRHGKTTGAPITLHVINRDHQKWLDIMAVEDVEDRLKTKRKITHPRPGHADLVGGMKYRFEDLRNSLERSSARETTMRVAVGAVAKRILADLDIAIANHVVVFGGKEIDVPDNLTVADIKERASQSEVSIVNQEREQEIKDYIDQIKKDGDTIGGVVETVVGGVPAGLGSYVQWDKKLDGKLAQAVVSINAFKGVEFGVGFKAGYLKGSQVMDEILWNEEDGYTRRTNNLGGFEGGMTNGQPLVIRGVMKPIPTLYKPLMSVDIETHEPYKATVERSDPTALPAAGVVMESVVATVLATEILEKFSSDNIEELKKAVSDYRTYLKNF; translated from the coding sequence ATGAGATATTTAACAGCAGGTGAGTCCCATGGACCACGCTTGACCGCTATTATTGAAGGAGTCCCAGCGGGGCTTAGCTTGAGTGCTGACGACATCAACCTTGACTTGAAACGTCGTCAAGGTGGTTATGGACGTGGCGGAAGAATGAAAATCGAGTCTGATCAAGTCGAAATCACCTCTGGTGTGCGTCATGGAAAAACGACAGGTGCTCCTATTACGCTGCATGTTATCAACCGTGATCATCAAAAGTGGCTAGATATCATGGCGGTCGAGGACGTTGAGGATCGTCTCAAAACCAAGCGTAAAATCACTCATCCACGTCCTGGGCATGCTGACTTGGTTGGTGGGATGAAGTATCGTTTTGAGGATTTGCGCAATTCACTAGAGCGCTCTTCTGCTCGTGAGACGACCATGCGAGTGGCAGTAGGTGCTGTCGCTAAGCGTATCTTGGCAGACTTGGATATTGCGATTGCTAACCACGTGGTTGTTTTTGGTGGCAAGGAAATTGATGTTCCAGACAATCTCACTGTCGCTGACATCAAAGAACGTGCCAGCCAGTCAGAGGTTTCCATTGTCAATCAAGAGCGTGAACAAGAAATCAAGGACTACATTGACCAAATCAAAAAAGATGGCGATACCATCGGTGGTGTCGTTGAGACGGTGGTTGGTGGCGTGCCAGCTGGTCTAGGCTCTTACGTGCAATGGGATAAAAAGCTAGACGGCAAACTCGCCCAAGCCGTTGTCTCTATCAATGCCTTTAAGGGTGTTGAGTTTGGGGTTGGCTTTAAAGCGGGCTACCTCAAGGGCAGCCAAGTCATGGACGAGATTTTGTGGAATGAAGAGGATGGTTACACTCGCCGCACAAATAATCTCGGTGGCTTTGAAGGTGGGATGACCAATGGTCAACCACTTGTCATCCGTGGTGTCATGAAGCCAATTCCAACGCTTTATAAACCGCTGATGTCTGTGGATATTGAGACGCATGAGCCTTATAAGGCAACGGTTGAGCGCTCAGATCCTACAGCGCTTCCAGCAGCGGGAGTGGTTATGGAGTCTGTCGTAGCGACTGTTCTTGCCACAGAAATCTTAGAGAAGTTCTCATCAGACAATATTGAAGAACTGAAAAAAGCGGTCAGCGATTACCGCACCTATCTTAAAAACTTTTAA
- a CDS encoding prephenate dehydrogenase: protein MGHKVIYVAGLGLIGGSIALGIKRDHPDYTILGYNRSEKSRQIALERGIVDEVTDDFAHFAPRADVIILAVPIKQTIAFIEELAHLSLKENVLITDAGSTKLEIVKAAEASFANQAVRFVGSHPMAGSHKSGASAADVNLFENAYYILTPTALTTDDTIEELRADLSGLHARFITIDAAEHDRVTSQISHFPHVIAASLMEQAGDYAKEHEMTNHFAAGGFRDMTRIAESEAGMWTSILLTNKEAVLERIEDFKERLDTIADKIKAQDDDGIWQYFNHAKTIRQEMEIHKRGGVDSFYDIFVNVPDEEDVILTILELLRGTSLVNLRINEENRDDIHGILQISFKNAKDQARAQKVIEANTPYKVTIQ from the coding sequence ATGGGTCATAAAGTCATTTATGTAGCAGGTTTGGGGCTTATCGGAGGGTCTATAGCCCTTGGGATAAAGCGTGACCATCCTGACTATACTATCTTGGGTTACAATCGCTCGGAAAAATCCCGTCAAATCGCTCTTGAGCGTGGGATTGTGGACGAGGTGACAGATGATTTTGCACACTTTGCGCCCCGAGCAGATGTTATTATCCTAGCGGTGCCAATCAAGCAAACTATCGCCTTTATCGAGGAGCTAGCACACCTGTCTCTCAAGGAAAATGTCCTCATCACCGACGCTGGCTCAACCAAGCTTGAGATTGTCAAAGCAGCTGAAGCGTCTTTTGCCAATCAAGCTGTTCGCTTTGTCGGCTCCCATCCTATGGCAGGAAGTCACAAGTCTGGTGCTAGCGCAGCAGATGTTAATCTTTTTGAAAATGCCTACTATATCCTCACGCCAACTGCATTGACGACGGATGACACGATAGAAGAGTTAAGAGCGGATTTGTCTGGTTTGCATGCTAGATTTATCACCATTGACGCAGCTGAGCATGACCGTGTGACCAGCCAGATTTCGCATTTTCCGCATGTTATTGCGGCGAGTCTCATGGAGCAGGCTGGCGATTATGCCAAGGAACATGAGATGACCAATCATTTTGCGGCTGGTGGTTTTCGTGACATGACCCGTATCGCAGAGAGTGAGGCAGGCATGTGGACGAGTATCCTTTTGACCAATAAAGAAGCGGTTTTGGAGCGCATTGAGGACTTTAAAGAGCGCTTGGACACTATTGCTGATAAGATTAAGGCGCAGGATGATGATGGTATCTGGCAGTATTTTAACCACGCCAAGACCATTCGTCAGGAGATGGAAATCCACAAACGTGGTGGTGTTGACAGTTTTTACGATATTTTTGTCAATGTCCCTGACGAAGAGGATGTTATCCTTACCATTTTGGAGTTGCTCCGTGGAACTTCCTTGGTTAATCTGCGTATCAATGAAGAAAACCGTGATGATATTCACGGTATCTTGCAGATTTCCTTTAAAAATGCCAAAGACCAAGCCCGTGCTCAAAAGGTCATCGAGGCAAATACCCCGTATAAAGTTACCATTCAATAA
- a CDS encoding LTA synthase family protein translates to MKKIKETLFGILSTRLGFVLTLVLCYWLKTMWAYHTDFSLGLENIYQVLLSIFNPIPLTLLLLGLSLYVKRTKVFYTLAWVIYTLLNVLLIANAIYYREFSDFLTVNALLASSKTSTGLGDSALNLMRVTDIIYILDYIILIALFATKKIHTDKRPFNKRASFAVTALSGMLFSVNLFLAEIDRPELLTRSFSNVYLVRALGLPMFTAYSGNQTYQAQKERSQSTAEELKQAKAYVEKHYAAPNPKYYGIAKGRNVIVIHLESFQQFLIDYKLNVDGKEYEVTPFINSLYHSNETLAFSNFFHQVKAGKTSDAETLMENSLFGLSSGSFMVNYGGENTQFATPNILAQNGGYTSAVFHGNVGTFWNRNNAYKQWGYNYFFDSSYLSKLTKENSFQYGLNDKYMFKDSIKYLEHMQQPFYAKFITVSNHFPYTSLDGDSKEKGFPLAKTNDETINGYFATANYLDSALHSFFDYLKASGLYDNSIIVMYGDHYGISNSRNTSLAPLLGKNSETWTDYDNTMLQRVPYMIHIPGYTEGGINETYGGEVDALPTLLHLLGIDTKNYTMVGQDLLSTQNSQIVALRTSGYFITPEYTSYGGQLYYTKDGTEITNPDNTTEEKVKAIREAAAEQLKVSDEIQTGDLLRFDTDNGLKTVDTSKINYAKAMSQMKAIEKKLGDKSTSLYSQNGNKSTQSLFNAPSYLQLSETVTSSSTSSTSESESSSTSSE, encoded by the coding sequence TTGAAAAAAATAAAAGAAACGCTTTTCGGAATTTTAAGCACACGTCTAGGCTTTGTCCTGACTTTGGTCTTGTGTTATTGGCTAAAGACCATGTGGGCTTATCACACTGATTTTAGTTTAGGACTGGAAAATATCTACCAAGTTCTCCTATCTATTTTCAATCCCATTCCATTAACACTACTGCTTTTGGGATTGTCTCTTTATGTTAAGAGAACAAAGGTATTTTATACTCTGGCTTGGGTTATCTATACCTTACTCAATGTCCTTTTGATTGCTAATGCCATTTACTACCGAGAATTTTCAGATTTCTTGACAGTCAATGCCTTGTTAGCAAGTTCTAAAACATCGACAGGGCTTGGGGATTCAGCGCTCAATCTGATGCGTGTTACAGATATTATCTATATCCTAGACTACATCATCTTGATTGCTCTTTTTGCTACCAAGAAAATCCACACGGACAAGCGCCCATTTAACAAACGGGCAAGCTTTGCTGTGACGGCACTCTCTGGTATGCTCTTTTCAGTCAACCTCTTTTTGGCGGAGATTGACCGCCCTGAGCTTCTAACCAGAAGTTTCTCAAATGTTTACTTGGTGCGTGCCTTGGGGCTTCCAATGTTTACTGCCTATAGTGGTAATCAAACCTACCAAGCACAAAAAGAGCGCAGCCAATCGACCGCTGAAGAACTCAAGCAGGCAAAAGCCTATGTTGAAAAACATTACGCAGCGCCTAATCCCAAGTACTATGGTATTGCAAAGGGTCGCAATGTCATCGTCATCCACTTAGAGAGCTTCCAGCAGTTCTTGATTGACTACAAGCTAAACGTTGATGGTAAAGAGTACGAGGTCACACCGTTTATCAACTCACTTTATCATTCAAACGAAACACTTGCTTTTTCAAACTTCTTCCACCAAGTTAAGGCAGGGAAAACTTCTGATGCCGAGACGTTGATGGAAAACTCCCTCTTTGGTCTTAGCAGTGGTTCTTTCATGGTGAACTACGGTGGTGAGAATACCCAGTTTGCCACACCAAATATCCTAGCGCAAAACGGTGGCTACACAAGCGCTGTTTTCCACGGAAATGTGGGGACTTTCTGGAATCGTAACAACGCCTACAAACAATGGGGTTACAACTACTTCTTTGACTCAAGCTATCTCTCAAAACTGACCAAAGAAAACTCTTTCCAATACGGTCTTAACGACAAGTACATGTTCAAGGACTCTATCAAGTATCTTGAGCATATGCAACAGCCGTTTTATGCCAAGTTTATCACGGTAAGTAACCACTTCCCATACACCAGTCTTGACGGTGACTCTAAGGAGAAAGGTTTCCCACTTGCCAAGACAAACGATGAAACCATTAACGGCTACTTTGCTACAGCCAATTACCTTGACTCTGCACTGCATTCTTTCTTTGACTATTTGAAAGCATCAGGTCTTTATGATAACTCTATCATCGTCATGTACGGTGACCACTATGGTATCTCAAACTCACGTAACACCAGCCTAGCACCACTTCTTGGAAAGAACTCTGAGACATGGACAGACTATGACAATACTATGCTACAGCGTGTGCCTTATATGATTCACATTCCAGGCTACACAGAAGGTGGTATCAATGAGACTTATGGCGGTGAGGTCGACGCACTTCCAACACTTCTACATCTTCTCGGTATCGATACCAAGAACTATACGATGGTTGGACAAGACCTGCTCTCTACGCAAAACAGTCAGATTGTAGCGCTTCGGACATCTGGTTACTTTATCACACCAGAGTACACCAGCTACGGTGGACAGCTCTACTACACCAAGGACGGTACAGAAATCACCAACCCTGATAACACGACCGAAGAAAAGGTCAAAGCTATCCGTGAAGCCGCCGCCGAACAGCTAAAAGTCAGCGACGAAATTCAAACAGGTGATTTGCTACGCTTTGATACGGACAATGGGCTCAAGACCGTTGACACCAGCAAGATTAACTACGCCAAGGCGATGAGCCAGATGAAAGCCATCGAAAAGAAACTTGGTGATAAGTCAACCAGCCTCTATAGCCAAAATGGCAACAAGTCAACGCAAAGTCTCTTCAATGCACCAAGCTACCTGCAATTAAGCGAAACCGTCACAAGTTCGAGCACCAGCTCAACCAGCGAGTCAGAAAGCTCCAGTACGAGCTCAGAATAA
- a CDS encoding YlbF/YmcA family competence regulator produces the protein MSNIYDVANQLERELRQLPEYKAVLEAKSAIDSDSDAKSLWDEFTQVQSRLQMMVQSGQTPSQEEQDEFKTLLERFSTNPTLKAYLDAQQRLSVYVADIEKIIFAPLQELQ, from the coding sequence ATGTCAAATATCTATGATGTTGCCAATCAATTGGAGCGTGAGTTGCGCCAGTTGCCAGAGTACAAGGCTGTTTTAGAAGCAAAGTCAGCTATTGACAGCGATAGCGACGCTAAGAGCTTGTGGGACGAGTTCACACAAGTGCAATCTCGCTTGCAAATGATGGTGCAGTCCGGTCAAACTCCTTCTCAAGAGGAGCAAGACGAGTTCAAAACACTACTTGAGCGCTTTAGCACCAATCCAACTCTCAAAGCTTATCTTGACGCTCAGCAGCGTCTGTCAGTTTATGTCGCTGACATTGAAAAAATCATTTTTGCCCCTTTACAGGAGCTTCAATAA
- the aroD gene encoding type I 3-dehydroquinate dehydratase, which produces MKIVVPVMPRSLEEAQAIDISRFHGVDIIEWRADVLPKDDIITVAPAIFEKFAGHEIIFTIRTSKEGGQLTLTSEEYVGLIREIDAIYHPDYIDFEYYSHKDVFSQMLDFPNLVLSYHNFEEMPEDIMEIFSELTSLAPRVVKIATMPKTEQEVLDLMNYTRGFKSINPEQEFATMSMGKLGRISRLASDLVGSSWTFASLDQASAPGQVSLNNMKLIQEVLDED; this is translated from the coding sequence ATGAAAATAGTAGTACCAGTAATGCCTCGTAGTTTAGAAGAGGCTCAAGCAATTGACATCTCTCGCTTTCATGGAGTTGATATTATCGAGTGGCGTGCAGATGTATTACCAAAAGATGACATCATCACAGTTGCGCCCGCTATTTTTGAAAAATTTGCAGGTCATGAGATCATCTTTACCATAAGAACCAGCAAAGAAGGTGGTCAGCTGACCCTTACAAGTGAGGAATATGTCGGCTTGATTCGTGAGATTGATGCCATCTATCATCCTGATTACATCGATTTTGAGTATTACTCACACAAGGATGTCTTTTCACAGATGCTTGATTTTCCAAATCTTGTGCTGTCTTACCACAATTTTGAGGAGATGCCTGAGGATATCATGGAAATCTTTTCAGAGTTGACGTCTCTTGCACCTCGTGTGGTTAAGATTGCCACCATGCCAAAGACAGAGCAGGAAGTGCTTGACTTGATGAACTACACCCGTGGTTTTAAGAGTATCAATCCAGAGCAGGAGTTTGCGACTATGTCTATGGGAAAATTGGGGCGTATTTCACGCTTGGCGTCTGACCTTGTCGGCTCTAGCTGGACTTTTGCCAGTCTCGACCAAGCCAGCGCACCGGGGCAAGTTTCGCTCAACAATATGAAGCTTATTCAGGAGGTATTAGATGAAGATTGA
- the gorA gene encoding glutathione-disulfide reductase, whose protein sequence is MVKQYDYIVIGGGSAGSGTANRAAMYGAKVLLIEGGQVGGTCVNVGCVPKKIMWYGAQVSEAIHKYAGGYGYEIKDSSFDFSKLKESRDGYVSRARQSYANNFERNGVERIDGFASFVDNHTVSVNGETYTAPHITIATGGHPLYPDVPGSELGETSDDFFAWESLPKSVLVVGAGYIAAELAGVLNELGVKTDLAFRRDHILRGFDSMLSEQVMAEMETAGITMHPTSIPKSLTKTERGTLLFEAQSGETIEAERVIWAIGRGANTQNIGLENTDIKLKANGYIETDAYENTSVSGVYAIGDVNGKIALTPVAIAAGRRLSERLFNNKPEEKLDYTNVPSVIFTHPVIGTVGLSEEKAIEVYGKDNVKAYTSSFASMYTAVTDHRQLVKMKLVTVGEEEKVVGLHAIGYGVDEMIQGFAVAIKMGATKKDFDNTVAIHPTGSEEFVTMR, encoded by the coding sequence ATGGTAAAACAATATGACTATATCGTTATCGGTGGCGGTAGCGCTGGAAGTGGAACTGCCAATCGCGCGGCTATGTACGGCGCCAAAGTGCTCTTGATTGAGGGCGGTCAGGTCGGTGGCACCTGCGTCAATGTGGGCTGTGTGCCTAAAAAAATCATGTGGTACGGCGCTCAAGTCTCTGAAGCGATTCACAAGTACGCTGGCGGCTACGGTTATGAGATTAAGGACAGCTCTTTTGACTTTAGTAAACTCAAAGAGAGCAGAGATGGTTACGTTTCTCGTGCCAGACAGTCTTATGCCAACAACTTCGAGCGTAACGGTGTTGAGCGCATTGATGGCTTTGCGAGCTTTGTCGATAATCACACTGTAAGTGTTAACGGCGAGACTTACACTGCTCCGCACATTACTATCGCAACGGGAGGTCATCCGCTCTACCCAGATGTTCCAGGCAGTGAGCTGGGTGAGACATCTGATGATTTCTTTGCTTGGGAAAGTTTGCCAAAATCAGTGCTTGTCGTAGGAGCTGGCTATATCGCAGCAGAGCTTGCTGGCGTTCTAAATGAACTAGGTGTCAAGACTGACCTTGCCTTTCGTCGTGACCATATCCTGCGTGGCTTTGATAGCATGCTGTCTGAGCAGGTCATGGCTGAGATGGAGACAGCTGGTATCACTATGCACCCAACAAGCATTCCAAAATCATTGACAAAAACAGAGCGTGGTACTCTCTTATTTGAAGCGCAAAGTGGTGAGACGATTGAGGCAGAGCGTGTTATCTGGGCGATTGGTCGTGGTGCTAATACGCAAAACATCGGTCTTGAAAACACCGACATTAAGCTAAAAGCAAACGGCTATATCGAGACAGATGCTTATGAAAATACCTCTGTTTCTGGTGTTTACGCTATCGGGGATGTTAATGGCAAGATTGCCTTGACACCAGTGGCTATCGCAGCGGGTCGTAGACTGTCAGAGCGTCTCTTTAACAATAAACCAGAAGAAAAACTGGACTACACAAATGTGCCTTCGGTCATTTTCACGCACCCAGTCATCGGAACAGTTGGCTTGTCAGAGGAAAAAGCGATTGAAGTGTATGGTAAGGATAATGTTAAAGCCTATACGTCAAGCTTTGCGTCTATGTACACGGCAGTGACAGACCACCGTCAATTGGTCAAGATGAAGCTTGTGACGGTAGGCGAGGAGGAAAAAGTCGTAGGACTTCACGCCATCGGCTACGGCGTTGATGAGATGATTCAAGGCTTTGCAGTAGCCATTAAAATGGGCGCAACGAAAAAAGATTTTGACAACACCGTTGCCATCCACCCAACAGGCTCAGAAGAGTTTGTCACTATGCGCTAA
- the aroB gene encoding 3-dehydroquinate synthase translates to MRLHVDLPQSPYDIVIEHGSLSKSGQWVKSLWQPQKIVIITDNHVGRLYAEKVKLSLEDAGFEVAVFDFLEGEARKNLTTVNKAYEFLAKAGMTRSDGIVALGGGVVGDLAGFVASTYMRGIHFLQIPTSLTAQVDSSIGGKTGVNTPYAKNMVGTFTQPDGVLIDPDTLQTLGKRELIEGMGEVIKYGLIDDVELWDELQHMDGSTDSILKHAESIIYRSCNVKRKVVVEDELDNGVRLYLNFGHTIGHAVEATAGYGQVMHGEAVAIGMVQIARVAEQKGLMPQGITEDIRLMCEKFGLPTSHEPWDVETLYTALTHDKKARGKTIKTVIVPELGRASINQIPLAEMKEYLER, encoded by the coding sequence ATGCGATTACACGTTGATTTACCACAAAGCCCTTATGATATCGTCATCGAGCATGGCAGTCTATCAAAGTCAGGTCAATGGGTTAAGAGCCTATGGCAACCACAAAAAATAGTCATCATCACAGACAACCATGTCGGACGTCTCTATGCTGAAAAAGTCAAGCTGAGCTTAGAGGACGCTGGTTTTGAAGTGGCAGTTTTTGATTTTTTAGAGGGCGAAGCCAGAAAAAATCTCACAACGGTCAATAAAGCCTATGAATTTTTGGCAAAGGCAGGGATGACTAGAAGCGATGGCATTGTGGCGCTTGGTGGCGGCGTGGTTGGAGACCTTGCAGGCTTTGTAGCGTCTACTTATATGCGTGGCATTCACTTTTTGCAAATCCCAACTAGCCTGACTGCGCAAGTCGACTCCTCTATCGGTGGTAAGACCGGTGTCAATACTCCCTATGCTAAAAACATGGTGGGTACTTTTACCCAGCCAGATGGTGTGCTGATTGACCCAGATACCCTTCAGACGCTTGGCAAACGTGAGTTGATTGAGGGCATGGGTGAGGTGATTAAGTACGGTTTGATTGATGATGTTGAGCTGTGGGATGAGTTGCAGCACATGGATGGCTCAACAGACAGTATCCTAAAGCATGCTGAGAGCATCATTTACCGCTCATGCAACGTCAAGCGTAAGGTCGTTGTCGAGGATGAGCTTGACAATGGAGTGCGCCTCTATCTCAACTTTGGACACACCATTGGGCACGCTGTGGAGGCGACTGCTGGTTACGGTCAGGTCATGCACGGCGAAGCGGTAGCCATTGGCATGGTGCAAATCGCACGTGTCGCAGAGCAAAAAGGCTTAATGCCACAGGGGATCACAGAGGATATTCGCTTGATGTGTGAGAAGTTTGGCTTGCCAACGAGCCATGAGCCTTGGGATGTTGAGACGCTCTACACAGCCCTTACCCATGATAAAAAAGCACGAGGTAAGACCATTAAAACGGTCATCGTACCTGAATTAGGACGTGCTAGTATCAATCAAATTCCTCTAGCAGAGATGAAAGAATACTTGGAGAGATAA
- a CDS encoding shikimate dehydrogenase, giving the protein MKIDGHTRLAAVVARPIKHSISPFIHNYAFDKTGVNGVYVAWDVPEEDVKASLDNIKRYDMFGVNISMPYKQTVMPYMDELTESAQLIGAVNTVINRDGKLIGHNTDGIGFFRSLATFADFDVKDKTMTILGGGGAATAIIAQAALNGAKKITIFNQTPFLEQTKAYAKMISEKTGAELEVLPVEDLDSIEERTAQSQLLVNATSVGMDGESMIIKPDMTFPDHLLVADVIYQPFETPFLAYARSKGLTALNGLGMLLFQAAEAYEAWTGVTMPTEEIWQALTETYDTH; this is encoded by the coding sequence ATGAAGATTGATGGACACACACGTCTAGCTGCTGTTGTCGCTAGACCGATAAAACATTCGATTTCGCCTTTTATTCATAACTATGCTTTTGACAAGACCGGTGTCAACGGTGTCTATGTCGCTTGGGATGTCCCTGAAGAGGACGTTAAAGCTAGTCTTGACAATATCAAGCGCTATGATATGTTTGGGGTCAATATTTCCATGCCTTACAAGCAAACGGTCATGCCTTATATGGATGAGTTGACAGAGTCTGCTCAGCTGATTGGTGCGGTCAATACCGTCATCAACCGTGATGGCAAATTGATTGGGCACAATACAGACGGTATCGGTTTTTTCAGAAGTTTAGCGACTTTTGCTGACTTTGACGTTAAGGACAAAACCATGACTATCCTAGGCGGTGGCGGTGCTGCGACAGCTATCATCGCACAAGCTGCTCTGAATGGCGCTAAGAAAATCACTATTTTCAACCAAACGCCTTTCTTGGAGCAAACCAAAGCCTATGCCAAGATGATTTCTGAAAAAACGGGAGCAGAGCTTGAGGTCTTGCCAGTTGAAGACCTTGATAGTATTGAGGAAAGAACAGCTCAGTCTCAACTCCTTGTCAATGCGACAAGTGTCGGGATGGATGGAGAGTCTATGATTATCAAGCCTGATATGACCTTCCCAGACCATCTTTTGGTGGCGGATGTCATCTATCAGCCTTTTGAGACACCGTTTTTAGCTTATGCGAGAAGTAAAGGTCTAACAGCGCTTAATGGGCTAGGCATGCTCCTTTTCCAAGCTGCAGAAGCTTATGAAGCTTGGACAGGTGTGACCATGCCGACAGAGGAGATTTGGCAGGCGCTAACTGAAACCTACGACACACACTAA
- a CDS encoding class I SAM-dependent rRNA methyltransferase, with translation MSKLFVDASLQKKLASGVQLLDKHDISTQTPTNQLVFLYSPKSAFLGTAYLSEQNKGVGWFLSPKKLKLDVAYFRALFEQARQKRRAYENDSQTTAYRLFNQDGDNFGGMTIDRYGDYALFSWYNAFVYENRQTIIEAFQLVFPELIGAYEKIRFKGLDYESAHLYGQKAPDTFTILENGVAYSVFLNDGLMTGIFLDQHEVRGSLVDGLATGKRLLNMFSYTAAFSVAAAMGGATETTSVDLAKRSRELSKAHFMANDLPLENHHFVVMDVFDYFKYAKKKGLRFEVIVLDPPSFARNKKRTFSVAKDYHKLISQALELLTENGVLIASTNAANVSKAQFKKQLEKGFGEVKHTYLDFKTLPADFASNKADAQSQYLKVFTVKVEQ, from the coding sequence ATGAGTAAACTATTTGTCGATGCTAGTTTGCAAAAAAAACTTGCAAGTGGCGTCCAACTTCTTGACAAACATGATATATCAACCCAGACGCCAACCAATCAGCTGGTTTTCCTTTATTCGCCTAAGTCTGCTTTTTTAGGAACGGCTTACTTGTCTGAGCAAAATAAAGGCGTGGGCTGGTTTTTATCGCCCAAAAAGCTGAAGCTTGATGTTGCTTACTTTAGAGCGCTTTTTGAGCAAGCAAGACAAAAGCGCCGAGCTTATGAAAATGACAGCCAAACTACAGCTTATCGTCTTTTCAATCAAGATGGTGATAACTTTGGTGGTATGACCATTGATCGCTACGGTGATTATGCGCTTTTTTCATGGTACAATGCCTTTGTCTACGAGAATAGACAGACCATTATAGAAGCCTTTCAGTTGGTCTTTCCAGAGCTTATCGGCGCTTACGAGAAGATTCGCTTTAAAGGGCTTGACTATGAGAGTGCCCATCTTTATGGGCAAAAAGCGCCTGATACCTTTACCATTTTAGAAAACGGCGTGGCTTACAGCGTTTTTCTAAATGATGGTCTGATGACAGGTATCTTCCTTGATCAGCATGAGGTGAGAGGGAGCTTGGTGGACGGTCTTGCGACTGGCAAACGCCTGCTCAATATGTTTTCTTACACAGCAGCTTTTTCGGTAGCCGCAGCTATGGGAGGTGCTACTGAGACGACATCTGTTGACCTTGCAAAACGCTCTCGTGAGCTCTCTAAAGCGCATTTTATGGCAAATGATCTTCCTTTAGAAAATCACCATTTTGTGGTTATGGATGTCTTTGATTACTTTAAATATGCCAAGAAAAAAGGATTGCGTTTTGAGGTGATCGTTCTTGATCCGCCGAGTTTTGCTCGTAATAAAAAGCGAACATTTTCAGTCGCAAAGGACTATCACAAGCTGATTAGTCAGGCTTTAGAGCTGCTCACAGAAAACGGCGTCTTGATTGCCTCGACCAATGCGGCAAATGTCAGCAAAGCGCAGTTCAAAAAGCAGTTGGAGAAAGGTTTTGGAGAAGTTAAGCATACCTATTTAGATTTTAAGACTTTGCCAGCCGATTTTGCGAGCAATAAAGCAGACGCCCAAAGTCAATATCTAAAAGTTTTTACAGTAAAGGTTGAGCAATGA